In Eleutherodactylus coqui strain aEleCoq1 chromosome 4, aEleCoq1.hap1, whole genome shotgun sequence, the following are encoded in one genomic region:
- the TAX1BP3 gene encoding tax1-binding protein 3, with amino-acid sequence MSFIPGQPVTAVVQRVEIHKLRQGENLILGFSIGGGIDQDPSQNPFSEDKTDKGIYVTRVSEGGPAEVAGLQMGDKIMQVNGWDMTMVTHDQARKRLTKRSEEVVRLLVTRKSLQEAVRQSMRQ; translated from the exons CAAAGAGTTGAAATCCATAAGCTGCGTCAGGGAGAGAACCTGATCCTTGGGTTCAGTATTGGAGGTGGCATTGATCAAGACCCTAGCCAGAACCCTTTTTCGGAGGACAAGACAGATAAG GGCATCTATGTGACACGGGTGAGCGAGGGAGGACCCGCAGAGGTGGCCGGACTTCAAATGGGAGACAAAATCATGCAG GTGAACGGATGGGACATGACCATGGTCACACATGATCAGGCCCGAAAGCGTCTCACCAAGAGGTCTGAGGAAGTTGTCCGGCTTCTAGTGACCAGGAAATCCCTGCAGGAGGCTGTGAGGCAGTCAATGAGACAATAA